In Mercenaria mercenaria strain notata chromosome 13, MADL_Memer_1, whole genome shotgun sequence, a single window of DNA contains:
- the LOC123530229 gene encoding brachyurin-like, which yields MFGTVILALLSCGLVSGDFMSRIINGQATDTTAHPHQLSLEYQGNHVCGASIIGTKWAVTAAHCVEFANYNETLFGVAVNNGKRSDPDRAVYPIKKITPHGSYTGTAGFLEAAYANDIALLELFEEITSWADKAIELSTDILDNKNCTITGWGLDSTDTSPDVLQETTGTILTESGCVSKWNTILQPAYSHQYHVCIDDPNTGSCNGDSGGPMVCDGKLAGVTSWGASGCDTTKPSVYVRVPNYVTWIQGYTNPTPTFL from the exons GGGATTTTATGTCGCGGATAATAAATGGACAAGCCACCGACACCACCGCACACCCCCATCAATTGTCACTTGAATATCAGGGCAACCATGTTTGTGGAGCATCCATAATTGGAACCAAGTGGGCAGTGACCGCTGCTCACTGCGTAGAATTTGC CAACTACAACGAAACACTGTTTGGGGTAGCGGTTAACAACGGAAAAAGAAGTGATCCAGACAGGGCTGTATATCCTATAAAGAAAATCACCCCT CATGGAAGCTATACTGGCACTGCTGGATTTCTTGAAGCCGCGTATGCAAACGACATAGCGTTGCTAGAACTCTTTGAAGAAATTACATCCTGGGCCGACAAAGCTATCGAGTTGTCCACAGACATTTTGGACAATAAAAATTGTACCATCACCGGCTGGGGCCTAGACTCAACag ATACATCCCCGGATGTTCTTCAAGAAACCACGGGTACAATTCTGACCGAATCGGGATGTGTGAGCAAGTGGAACACAATATTACAACCAGCGTACTCGCACCAGTACCATGTCTGTATTGACGATCCTAATACTGGCTCCTGCAAT GGTGACAGTGGCGGTCCCATGGTGTGTGACGGCAAGCTCGCAGGGGTGACGTCATGGGGTGCAAGCGGATGCGACACAACAAAGCCAAGTGTTTATGTGCGAGTGCCGAACTATGTCACTTGGATTCAGGGCTACACGAATCCGACACCTACGTTTCTTTGA